A part of Bubalus bubalis isolate 160015118507 breed Murrah chromosome 6, NDDB_SH_1, whole genome shotgun sequence genomic DNA contains:
- the LOC102399204 gene encoding nuclear autoantigenic sperm protein isoform X1, with translation MAAESTATAAITAELVSADKIEEDAPAPSTSADKVESLDVDSEAKKLLGLGQKHLVMGDIPAAVNAFQEAASLLGKKYGETANECGEAFFFYGKSLLELARMENGVLGNALEGVHVEEEEGEKTEEESLVENNDNIDEEAREELREQVYDAMGEKEAQKTEDKSLVKPEMDKEQETEMEKGGREDMDIGEPAEELQEKVKSAPDQLTETTEEGKGAAAPEELSEAEVTSKKPDQEIPGAEEGKSVSETDVQEECREKGGQGEVIVSIEEKPKEASKEQPVVILEKQGTPVEIEAVKPVEMGGDEPKEQVAASESEPGKAILEQLVGQELPSAEESPEVTTQAADASAAEAGSEVSEKPGGQDTVLPQDGAVNGLSAAGDHASTKPQTNAEGLIGTKDGSALEKGRAELVPSQETKLSIEESEAAGDGVETEVAQGATEQSPEDKVKIAANEEAQDKEEQMKEGEETEGSEEEDKENDKAEETLNDSALENKSLQENEEEEIGNLELAWDMLDLAKIIFKRQDTKEAQLYAAQAHLKLGEVSVESENYLQAVEEFQACLNLQEQYLEAHDRLLAETHYQLGLAYGYNSQYDEAVAQFSKSIEVIEKRMAVLNEQMKEAEGSPTEYEKEIEELKELLPEIREKIEDAKESQRSGNVAELALKATLVESSTSGFTPSGGSSSVSMIASRKPTDGASSSNCVTDISHLVRKKRKPEEESPRKDDAKKAKQEPEVNGGSGDTISTGTEVAENMEEEAENKAESRAAVEGTVEAGATVESTAC, from the exons ATGGCCGCAGAGTCCACAGCCACTGCCGCCATCACCGCGGAGCTGGTTTCTGCCGACAA aattgAAGAAGATGCCCCTGCTCCTTCTACTTCTGCAGATAAAGTGGAGAG TCTGGATGTGGATAGTGAAGCTAAGAAACTCTTGGGATTAGGACAGAAACATCTGGTAATGGGTGATATTCCTGCAGCTGTCAATGCCTTCCAGGAAGCAGCTAGTCTTTT AGGTAAGAAGTATGGAGAGACAGCTAATGAATGTGGAGAAGCCTTCTTTTTTTATGGGAAATCGCTTTTGGAGTTGGCAAG AATGGAGAATGGTGTGTTGGGAAATGCCCTGGAAGGTGTGCAtgtggaagaggaggaaggagaaaaaacagaagaagaatcTCTGGTAGAAAATAATGATAACATAGATG AGGAAGCAAGGGAAGAGTTGAGAGAACAGGTTTATGACGCCATGGGAGAAAAAGAAGCCCAAAAAACAGAAGACAAGTCTCTGGTAAAGCctgaaatggataaagaacaggAAACTGAAATGGAGAAGGGTGGAAGAGAAGATATGGATATCGGTGAGCCTGCAGAGGAACTACAGGAGAAAGTTAAATCAGCTCCAGATCAGTTAACTGAAaccactgaagaaggaaaaggagcagCGGCACCAGAAGAATTGAGTGAAGCTGAAGTCACTTCTAAGAAGCCAGATCAGGAAATACCGGGTGCTGAGGAAGGAAAATCAGTTTCTGAAACTGACGTCCAAgaagagtgcagagaaaaaggggGTCAGGGAGAAGTAATTGTGAGCATAGAGGAGAAACCAAAAGAAGCTTCAAAAGAACAACCTGTTGTGATTCTAGAAAAGCAGGGCACTCCAGTGGAGATAGAAGCAGTCAAGCCAGTGGAGATGGGTGGGGATGAGCCAAAGGAGCAGGTAGCTGCCTCTGAAAGTGAACCAGGAAAGGCTATTCTTGAGCAGTTGGTAGGACAAGAATTGCCTTCTGCCGAAGAGTCACCGGAGGTGACAACACAGGCTGCAGATGCCTCAGCTGCAGAAGCCGGATCAGAAGTCtctgagaagcctggagggcaggACACTGTTCTCCCTCAGGATGGTGCAGTCAATGGACTGTCAGCTGCAGGGGATCACGCCTCCACTAAACCACAGACTAATGCAGAAGGACTGATAGGAACAAAAGATGGCTCAGCACTAGAGAAGGGCAGGGCAGAGTTGGTTCCTAGCCAGGAGACTAAGCTGTCTATAGAAGAGTCTGAGGCAGCCGGAGATGGGGTGGAGACTGAGGTGGCCCAGGGGGCTACTGAGCAATCCCCTGAAGACAAAGTTAAGATAGCTGCTAATGAAGAAGCACAAGACAAAGAAGAACAGATGAAAGAGGGTGAAG AAACCGAGGGCTCAGAAGAGGaggataaagaaaatgacaaGGCTGAAGAAACACTAAATGATTCAGCTCTTGAAAACAAG TCCcttcaagaaaatgaagaggaggagATTGGGAACCTAGAACTTGCCTGGGATATGCTGGATTTAgcaaagatcatttttaaaag GCAAGACACGAAGGAGGCTCAGCTTTATGCTGCGCAGGCACATCTTAAACTTGGAGAAGTTAGTGTTGAATCTG AGAATTACCTCCAAGCTGTGGAGGAGTTCCAGGCTTGCCTAAACCTGCAGGAACAGTATCTGGAAGCCCATGATCGGCTCCTTGCAGAGACTCACTACCAGCTGGGCTTGGCCTACGGGTACAACTCCCAGTATGATGAAGCAGTAGCACAGTTCAGCAAATCTATTGAAGTCATTGAGAAGAGAATGG CTGTACTAAATGAGCAGATGAAGGAGGCTGAAGGATCACCTACTGAATATGAGAAAGAAATTGAGGAGCTGAAGGAGCTGCTCCCTGAAATTAGAGAGAAGATAGAAGATGCAAAGGAGTCCCAGCGTAGTGGGAATGTAGCTGAACTGGCTCTGAAAGCAACTCTG GTGGAGAGCTCTACTTCAGGTTTCACTCCTAGTGGAGGAAGCTCTTCAGTTTCCATG ATTGCCAGTAGAAAGCCAACAGATGGTGCTTCCTCATCAAATTGTGTTACTGATATTTCCCACCTTGTCAGAAAGAAG AGGAAACCAGAGGAAGAGAGCCCCCGGAAAGATGATGCAAAGAAAGCCAAACAAGAGCCAGAGGTGAATGGAGGCAGTGGGGACACTATTTCCACTGGAACCGAAGTTGCTGAAAacatggaggaggag
- the LOC102399204 gene encoding nuclear autoantigenic sperm protein isoform X3 yields the protein MAAESTATAAITAELVSADKIEEDAPAPSTSADKVESLDVDSEAKKLLGLGQKHLVMGDIPAAVNAFQEAASLLGKKYGETANECGEAFFFYGKSLLELARMENGVLGNALEGVHVEEEEGEKTEEESLVENNDNIDETEGSEEEDKENDKAEETLNDSALENKSLQENEEEEIGNLELAWDMLDLAKIIFKRQDTKEAQLYAAQAHLKLGEVSVESENYLQAVEEFQACLNLQEQYLEAHDRLLAETHYQLGLAYGYNSQYDEAVAQFSKSIEVIEKRMAVLNEQMKEAEGSPTEYEKEIEELKELLPEIREKIEDAKESQRSGNVAELALKATLVESSTSGFTPSGGSSSVSMIASRKPTDGASSSNCVTDISHLVRKKRKPEEESPRKDDAKKAKQEPEVNGGSGDTISTGTEVAENMEEEAENKAESRAAVEGTVEAGATVESTAC from the exons ATGGCCGCAGAGTCCACAGCCACTGCCGCCATCACCGCGGAGCTGGTTTCTGCCGACAA aattgAAGAAGATGCCCCTGCTCCTTCTACTTCTGCAGATAAAGTGGAGAG TCTGGATGTGGATAGTGAAGCTAAGAAACTCTTGGGATTAGGACAGAAACATCTGGTAATGGGTGATATTCCTGCAGCTGTCAATGCCTTCCAGGAAGCAGCTAGTCTTTT AGGTAAGAAGTATGGAGAGACAGCTAATGAATGTGGAGAAGCCTTCTTTTTTTATGGGAAATCGCTTTTGGAGTTGGCAAG AATGGAGAATGGTGTGTTGGGAAATGCCCTGGAAGGTGTGCAtgtggaagaggaggaaggagaaaaaacagaagaagaatcTCTGGTAGAAAATAATGATAACATAGATG AAACCGAGGGCTCAGAAGAGGaggataaagaaaatgacaaGGCTGAAGAAACACTAAATGATTCAGCTCTTGAAAACAAG TCCcttcaagaaaatgaagaggaggagATTGGGAACCTAGAACTTGCCTGGGATATGCTGGATTTAgcaaagatcatttttaaaag GCAAGACACGAAGGAGGCTCAGCTTTATGCTGCGCAGGCACATCTTAAACTTGGAGAAGTTAGTGTTGAATCTG AGAATTACCTCCAAGCTGTGGAGGAGTTCCAGGCTTGCCTAAACCTGCAGGAACAGTATCTGGAAGCCCATGATCGGCTCCTTGCAGAGACTCACTACCAGCTGGGCTTGGCCTACGGGTACAACTCCCAGTATGATGAAGCAGTAGCACAGTTCAGCAAATCTATTGAAGTCATTGAGAAGAGAATGG CTGTACTAAATGAGCAGATGAAGGAGGCTGAAGGATCACCTACTGAATATGAGAAAGAAATTGAGGAGCTGAAGGAGCTGCTCCCTGAAATTAGAGAGAAGATAGAAGATGCAAAGGAGTCCCAGCGTAGTGGGAATGTAGCTGAACTGGCTCTGAAAGCAACTCTG GTGGAGAGCTCTACTTCAGGTTTCACTCCTAGTGGAGGAAGCTCTTCAGTTTCCATG ATTGCCAGTAGAAAGCCAACAGATGGTGCTTCCTCATCAAATTGTGTTACTGATATTTCCCACCTTGTCAGAAAGAAG AGGAAACCAGAGGAAGAGAGCCCCCGGAAAGATGATGCAAAGAAAGCCAAACAAGAGCCAGAGGTGAATGGAGGCAGTGGGGACACTATTTCCACTGGAACCGAAGTTGCTGAAAacatggaggaggag
- the LOC102399204 gene encoding nuclear autoantigenic sperm protein isoform X2: MAAESTATAAITAELVSADKIEEDAPAPSTSADKVESLDVDSEAKKLLGLGQKHLVMGDIPAAVNAFQEAASLLGKKYGETANECGEAFFFYGKSLLELARMENGVLGNALEGVHVEEEEGEKTEEESLVENNDNIDEEAREELREQVYDAMGEKEAQKTEDKSLVKPEMDKEQETEMEKGGREDMDIGEPAEELQEKVKSAPDQLTETTEEGKGAAAPEELSEAEVTSKKPDQEIPGAEEGKSVSETDVQEECREKGGQGEVIVSIEEKPKEASKEQPVVILEKQGTPVEIEAVKPVEMGGDEPKEQVAASESEPGKAILEQLVGQELPSAEESPEVTTQAADASAAEAGSEVSEKPGGQDTVLPQDGAVNGLSAAGDHASTKPQTNAEGLIGTKDGSALEKGRAELVPSQETKLSIEESEAAGDGVETEVAQGATEQSPEDKVKIAANEEAQDKEEQMKEGEETEGSEEEDKENDKAEETLNDSALENKSLQENEEEEIGNLELAWDMLDLAKIIFKRQDTKEAQLYAAQAHLKLGEVSVESENYLQAVEEFQACLNLQEQYLEAHDRLLAETHYQLGLAYGYNSQYDEAVAQFSKSIEVIEKRMAVLNEQMKEAEGSPTEYEKEIEELKELLPEIREKIEDAKESQRSGNVAELALKATLVESSTSGFTPSGGSSSVSMIASRKPTDGASSSNCVTDISHLVRKKRKPEEESPRKDDAKKAKQEPEAENKAESRAAVEGTVEAGATVESTAC; the protein is encoded by the exons ATGGCCGCAGAGTCCACAGCCACTGCCGCCATCACCGCGGAGCTGGTTTCTGCCGACAA aattgAAGAAGATGCCCCTGCTCCTTCTACTTCTGCAGATAAAGTGGAGAG TCTGGATGTGGATAGTGAAGCTAAGAAACTCTTGGGATTAGGACAGAAACATCTGGTAATGGGTGATATTCCTGCAGCTGTCAATGCCTTCCAGGAAGCAGCTAGTCTTTT AGGTAAGAAGTATGGAGAGACAGCTAATGAATGTGGAGAAGCCTTCTTTTTTTATGGGAAATCGCTTTTGGAGTTGGCAAG AATGGAGAATGGTGTGTTGGGAAATGCCCTGGAAGGTGTGCAtgtggaagaggaggaaggagaaaaaacagaagaagaatcTCTGGTAGAAAATAATGATAACATAGATG AGGAAGCAAGGGAAGAGTTGAGAGAACAGGTTTATGACGCCATGGGAGAAAAAGAAGCCCAAAAAACAGAAGACAAGTCTCTGGTAAAGCctgaaatggataaagaacaggAAACTGAAATGGAGAAGGGTGGAAGAGAAGATATGGATATCGGTGAGCCTGCAGAGGAACTACAGGAGAAAGTTAAATCAGCTCCAGATCAGTTAACTGAAaccactgaagaaggaaaaggagcagCGGCACCAGAAGAATTGAGTGAAGCTGAAGTCACTTCTAAGAAGCCAGATCAGGAAATACCGGGTGCTGAGGAAGGAAAATCAGTTTCTGAAACTGACGTCCAAgaagagtgcagagaaaaaggggGTCAGGGAGAAGTAATTGTGAGCATAGAGGAGAAACCAAAAGAAGCTTCAAAAGAACAACCTGTTGTGATTCTAGAAAAGCAGGGCACTCCAGTGGAGATAGAAGCAGTCAAGCCAGTGGAGATGGGTGGGGATGAGCCAAAGGAGCAGGTAGCTGCCTCTGAAAGTGAACCAGGAAAGGCTATTCTTGAGCAGTTGGTAGGACAAGAATTGCCTTCTGCCGAAGAGTCACCGGAGGTGACAACACAGGCTGCAGATGCCTCAGCTGCAGAAGCCGGATCAGAAGTCtctgagaagcctggagggcaggACACTGTTCTCCCTCAGGATGGTGCAGTCAATGGACTGTCAGCTGCAGGGGATCACGCCTCCACTAAACCACAGACTAATGCAGAAGGACTGATAGGAACAAAAGATGGCTCAGCACTAGAGAAGGGCAGGGCAGAGTTGGTTCCTAGCCAGGAGACTAAGCTGTCTATAGAAGAGTCTGAGGCAGCCGGAGATGGGGTGGAGACTGAGGTGGCCCAGGGGGCTACTGAGCAATCCCCTGAAGACAAAGTTAAGATAGCTGCTAATGAAGAAGCACAAGACAAAGAAGAACAGATGAAAGAGGGTGAAG AAACCGAGGGCTCAGAAGAGGaggataaagaaaatgacaaGGCTGAAGAAACACTAAATGATTCAGCTCTTGAAAACAAG TCCcttcaagaaaatgaagaggaggagATTGGGAACCTAGAACTTGCCTGGGATATGCTGGATTTAgcaaagatcatttttaaaag GCAAGACACGAAGGAGGCTCAGCTTTATGCTGCGCAGGCACATCTTAAACTTGGAGAAGTTAGTGTTGAATCTG AGAATTACCTCCAAGCTGTGGAGGAGTTCCAGGCTTGCCTAAACCTGCAGGAACAGTATCTGGAAGCCCATGATCGGCTCCTTGCAGAGACTCACTACCAGCTGGGCTTGGCCTACGGGTACAACTCCCAGTATGATGAAGCAGTAGCACAGTTCAGCAAATCTATTGAAGTCATTGAGAAGAGAATGG CTGTACTAAATGAGCAGATGAAGGAGGCTGAAGGATCACCTACTGAATATGAGAAAGAAATTGAGGAGCTGAAGGAGCTGCTCCCTGAAATTAGAGAGAAGATAGAAGATGCAAAGGAGTCCCAGCGTAGTGGGAATGTAGCTGAACTGGCTCTGAAAGCAACTCTG GTGGAGAGCTCTACTTCAGGTTTCACTCCTAGTGGAGGAAGCTCTTCAGTTTCCATG ATTGCCAGTAGAAAGCCAACAGATGGTGCTTCCTCATCAAATTGTGTTACTGATATTTCCCACCTTGTCAGAAAGAAG AGGAAACCAGAGGAAGAGAGCCCCCGGAAAGATGATGCAAAGAAAGCCAAACAAGAGCCAGAG